The nucleotide window TGACACTTCAGCGAAGAAAATCGTTGAAACTGTTGAGCGCACTGGTGCAACTGTCGCGGGTCCGGTACCGCTACCCACAGAGAAGAACACGTACTGCGTGATTCGCTCTCCTCACAAATATAAGGACAGCCGCGAGCACTTCGAGATGCGCACACATAAGCGCCTCATCGACATCATCGACCCAACTCCTAAAACAGTTGATTCATTGATGCGTCTTGATTTGCCAGCTGGCGTCGACATCGAGATCAAGCTCTAAGGAAAGGACGATAACCATGAATTACACAACTCAAGCAAGCGGATCGTCCATCAAGGGCGTTCTCGGTAAGAAGCTTGGAATGACACAGGTTTTTGATGCGAACAACAAAATGGTTCCAGTAACCGTTGTTGAAGCAGGACCATGCGTTGTTACACAGATTCGTACTCCTGAAAAAGATGGATATTCAGCAGTTCAAATCGCATACGGCGCAATTGATCCTAAGAAAGTTACAAAGCCATTAGCTGGTCACTTTGCAAAAGCTGGCGTAACACCACGTCGCAGTGTTGCTGAACTTCGCACACTCTCTGCTGGTAATTACACAGTTGGACAAGAACTCGGTGCAACTGTGTTTGCCGCCGGAGAAATTGTTGATGCAACAGGAACAAGCATTGGTAAAGGAACTGCTGGTGTAATGAAGCGCCACAACTTCGGCGGTATTGGTGCATCACACGGTGTAGACCGTAAGCACCGCATGCCAGGTTCTATTGGTGCATGTTCAACACCAGGTCGCGTTTTCAAAGGTATGCGCATGGCTGGTCGTATGGGTGGAGAGCGCGTTACAACGCAAAATCTTCTTGTGCACTCAGTTGATGCAGAGC belongs to Candidatus Planktophila limnetica and includes:
- the rpsJ gene encoding 30S ribosomal protein S10, with product MAGQKIRIRLKAYDHEVIDTSAKKIVETVERTGATVAGPVPLPTEKNTYCVIRSPHKYKDSREHFEMRTHKRLIDIIDPTPKTVDSLMRLDLPAGVDIEIKL
- the rplC gene encoding 50S ribosomal protein L3, translating into MNYTTQASGSSIKGVLGKKLGMTQVFDANNKMVPVTVVEAGPCVVTQIRTPEKDGYSAVQIAYGAIDPKKVTKPLAGHFAKAGVTPRRSVAELRTLSAGNYTVGQELGATVFAAGEIVDATGTSIGKGTAGVMKRHNFGGIGASHGVDRKHRMPGSIGACSTPGRVFKGMRMAGRMGGERVTTQNLLVHSVDAERNLLLIKGSVPGSDGSLVFIRSAAKHAVFETVKAGA